The proteins below are encoded in one region of Qipengyuania sp. HL-TH1:
- a CDS encoding TrbC/VirB2 family protein — protein MSRKFTLPAVLAALMTPSAAFAQAADPAGSGPIVAALGWLQGTLLGNVATAVAVMAVAAVGFMMLTGRLNWRFGATVIIGVFILFGAASIVAGIQGVAG, from the coding sequence TTGAGTCGCAAGTTTACCCTGCCGGCAGTTCTGGCCGCCCTGATGACCCCCAGCGCCGCTTTCGCGCAGGCTGCCGATCCGGCCGGTTCGGGCCCGATCGTCGCCGCGCTCGGCTGGCTGCAGGGCACGCTGCTGGGCAATGTCGCGACCGCGGTCGCGGTGATGGCGGTGGCCGCGGTCGGCTTCATGATGCTGACCGGCCGCCTCAACTGGCGCTTCGGCGCGACCGTGATCATCGGCGTGTTCATCCTGTTCGGCGCGGCTTCGATCGTGGCCGGTATCCAGGGCGTGGCCGGCTGA
- a CDS encoding type IV secretion system protein VirB3 has product MTALVRHPVHRALTRPQMFAGVTYNYFIINGMVTTEAFLITGSWLALLVFAVMHGIGYFACLREPRIFDLWITRVSKCPRVKNYKRWGCNSYAA; this is encoded by the coding sequence ATGACCGCGCTGGTCCGCCATCCCGTCCACCGCGCGCTGACGCGCCCGCAGATGTTCGCGGGGGTGACATATAACTACTTCATCATCAACGGGATGGTGACCACCGAGGCGTTCCTGATCACCGGGAGCTGGCTGGCGCTGCTGGTCTTCGCGGTGATGCACGGGATCGGCTATTTCGCCTGCCTGCGCGAGCCGCGCATCTTCGACCTGTGGATCACCCGGGTGTCGAAGTGCCCGCGGGTCAAGAATTACAAGCGCTGGGGCTGCAACTCCTATGCAGCCTGA
- a CDS encoding lytic transglycosylase domain-containing protein has product MILARLALVMGLSCAALTAFAAKADVMEIDTDGARWITGGGAALVAAPAEPGFAAPLAEVPADIFVPDIAIADPGEHARLVPADYQAKVAELAARFDLSPTLIEALVWQESRWRANAVSPVGARGLAQLMPGTARDLGVDPDDPFANLEGGARYLREQLDRFDGDLEKALAAYNAGPGRVIRAGGVPRIRETQHYVAAIMGRLSDHSRE; this is encoded by the coding sequence ATGATTCTGGCACGCTTGGCGCTGGTGATGGGATTGTCCTGCGCCGCGCTTACCGCTTTCGCAGCGAAAGCGGATGTTATGGAGATCGATACGGACGGCGCGCGCTGGATCACCGGCGGGGGCGCCGCGCTGGTCGCTGCCCCGGCCGAACCGGGGTTTGCCGCGCCGCTGGCCGAAGTGCCGGCCGATATCTTCGTGCCCGACATCGCCATTGCCGATCCGGGCGAGCATGCGCGCCTCGTTCCCGCCGATTACCAGGCCAAGGTGGCCGAACTCGCCGCGCGGTTCGATCTCAGCCCGACGCTGATCGAGGCGCTGGTGTGGCAGGAAAGCCGCTGGCGCGCGAATGCGGTCTCGCCAGTGGGCGCACGCGGCCTGGCGCAGCTGATGCCCGGTACGGCACGCGACCTCGGCGTCGACCCCGACGATCCCTTCGCCAATCTCGAAGGCGGCGCGCGCTACCTGCGCGAGCAGCTCGACCGCTTCGATGGCGATCTCGAAAAGGCGCTCGCCGCCTACAATGCCGGGCCCGGCCGCGTGATCCGCGCGGGCGGTGTCCCGCGCATCCGCGAAACGCAACATTATGTGGCGGCCATCATGGGCCGCCTTTCGGACCACTCACGGGAGTAA